One Xiphophorus maculatus strain JP 163 A chromosome 15, X_maculatus-5.0-male, whole genome shotgun sequence genomic window, CAGGAGATGAGGTAAGCACTTCAATACAAATCTGTCttagaaaaaatgaagagcagttccagtgtcttgcaaaaatatgcacaaaacaCCCTTTGatacaaaaacagaattcaATCTTCTTTAACATACTGTACCACCCACCCATCATTTCCCAATATTTCCCCATGCTACCTTACAGAAGTTCTCCAAGTTTCTCAAACTGTTAGGAGCTTTTTTATCCACAACCCTCTTCATTTGTGACTCCACAAATTTTCTGTCAGATGTTGTTCTGCATTTGGCTATTCTCtgctcaaactttttttttttcccgatgtactggttctgactggttgttAGAAAGTTAAATCCCTTTGCTCTCTtagcagacataaaaaaatagtcTGGAAATTCACTGGtgtttgaaaatattcatagttttattcatttttacaaaaaacagttaCATCTGGGAGAAAAAGCAACTACAGCTCATGATACCACCAGTAGTTTTGAgaaatttttacaatttattcaGTACAGCTTTTTTTATTACCTCTAAGCAGCttcaatttgttgttttgttgtcatttatAATGAAACTCTGTACatgcttattttaaatactaaaatgtGGAATTTATTTGTACTCTTCTCCTGGTTCATTTGTGCAGTGAGACTATtctaatattttctaatttagcTGCAAACTATGGCTTTAAAGGAAGTAAATGTCAGAAATggacagcaacattttttttcccgaTTTAAAAGATTTGGCATAATTGATGTTTGACTTTTACCATAGAAGATTAAATTCTGAAATGAGATCAAACAATGGATAAAAAAACCTCCttctttttaatgcatttttgatCCATCCAAGTTTTGCACCTGGAATTAGCCATgtaattttacataacattttgagaaaggacaatttaaaatttctgttaaaaagctatgatggaaaaactgttttatttcaatttttaggctttaaaacaaagaacaacaaagaagatggatacattttattttacggGATGTTAATATCTGTGGGAAATTATGTATACAAAATGAAAGCCTCAGTTTCCTGATTAATGACAAGAATAATGGATCTAATAACACATACTGGTGCCGTTAGTGTTATCCCGTTGTGGAAATTCAGTGAAATAATTCCATAAAAATTTATGGGCAACTTCTAAAACCTACATATGTTATTATGTCTCTTCAAAACATTACCAGTACttgattctattttttttaaaatcatttttagccaAAATGATTAAGAGCCACTTATGGCTCCAGAGCCACAGGTGCAAACCCTGATCTAGTCTTccttctttgctttcttttctacCTTCTGTTTTTGAAGGTCTTAATAAAGTTGTAGAAATCTCAGTCATACATTTATAATGAGACTGTTTTGACATGTTTAGCAATTCAAAATGGGCTAAGCTCAAAACAAAATTCTGgagatttaaataataaaaagtttggaATGTTTATACAATAATTTTGAGAAACCCTGAATATTCTTCAGTTATGTTCAGGAACAAAGCCCACCACAGAGCGTTACGCTTTTCTTTAGATGGTGACACCAACGAACACCTCAACCTATAGTTTTTGTAACAATCAAACTGTTGGAGTAATTCTTAATTTGAGGAACAGTCCACAGATTTTCAGTGTGGTTGAGATCAGCAGCTTCCAAAAGCTTAATGCTAACCAGTTTGATCTAttccaaaacatattttgaaatagACAAAGCATAGATAATTATGTTGGAAAATCTATCAGTCTCTTTCTTGATTTGAGATTTAGTTGGAGTATTAAGGGATTGCCCTTTTTTGATATTCCTTTATCATTGCACAGTGCCCCATTTTCACCACTAGCCTCACCAGCATCCTGCCTTACAGTTcatacagtgtttttaaattctaaaagtCATACATTCTGCCTGCCAATGTGGCCAGAAAATTTGATCTTTATCTAATCTGATCTTAAAGCTTTTCTCCAGAAGCCATTAGGCTTGTTCATGTGGGCAGACTGTGAGCTGATCagcataaaaaaatgacaaaaacaaaaatatacatcagtcatttgtaattttttctttatttttccagtaaTTCACACACATTTGGAACCAGTGACATGGCTTTAATGTTGACACAGCCAAAACCGAAGAGAGATATTTCATCTCACCCCCATTAAATGGCAACAACTATAATACATAGTCAAACCCTCTGACTATGTATTACAGTCAGAGGGTAACAGTGTAACCTGTTACTCAGGCTACACTGTTATTATTCATGGTTCTTTCTTGGAACTAAAAGATTCTCTTTGGTCGGTGGTTACATTAAGTTGACTCATAATAATTACGGACGCCTACTGTGTTGTCTCCCACATGTCCACATTAGTGTCTTCCTGTAGGCTGAAATGCAATTTTGCGAATTCGTCTTCAAGTGAACATGATTAAGGAACAGAAGGACACACAAAGATTTCCAGCAACATACTGTTCACAGCAGTGAGCCGCCCGTTTAAAAATATCCTTTAAAGCAAGTTAATTATGATAAACGGCAGGAACCGTCTTCTACTAGATGGCTGATTAGCCAGACTAAGACAGCATGAGTGGGCGGGTAATTTCAGCTGTGTTCACCTTGTTAAATGTCATGTTGGTCCTCTAGGTGTGGGCTGCTATTCCACCGTGGAAACAAGGCAGCCTGGCAGAATATGTGACTCTAACAGAGTATGAGGTGAGATATAGAGACTGTTGTATAACATCAGTGCATGCGTTTAAGATTAGTTAGAagtaattgtttgtttttcatggaaaatataaaaatgtactgtagaaaatattatttcaagtgATTGTACGTTATGAAGCCCTGCTGTGTAAGCAATTAGGATTAGGTTTGTTTGGTGGCAGTAGCTGCTGTGGCAGTAATTGCAGACACATAATTTggcctgttttctttctgtgctATATTTCTCTCATTCTGTAGCGCCTTGCTTTTGTTGCAGCTCTTTTAGGCTTATtgtgactgtttttgtttgttttgtaggtTTCCTACAAGCCAGAATCACTGAGTCACATAGAGGCTGCATCCATCCCCTATGTAGCCAACACGGCCCTCTCTGCTCTTGTGAATGCAGGAGGTCTGTGCAGGGAAAACTCCTTTAATAAAAGGCAAGAAGCAGCATGACCTTGGATAAACTTTTCACCTACCATAAGCTgtattttttagttatttacagaaaatgtaagTTATGCCTGATGAGGAAAGAGTCATTCCTGTAAGTTGGTGTGTTAAAATAACTGtatcttttcctcctcttttcttcATCACAGTAATAAACAGAAGACTTAATTCATAAACCAAGTAGTGCCTTATAAAAGTATCAACATCTTAAACGTCTTCAGACAGGGTTTCCTCCGGTAAAGTAGATAAGATGTACCTTATTTAACCAGAATTGGGTAATTATTATTATCGTTATTCCTCTTAACAACAAGCTTTTCTGAAGAATACTATTCCCACAGGAAGATGCTGCCACTACTTTGTCTCactgtggggatggtgtgttcagggtgatgcgGAGTGGTGGATTTCTTCACAACTttttactgagattaaattaaacataagtTGGGTCTTAGAACTGTTGGCTGCTCTGGATGCACTTTGGTCAtgtgaaatctaaaacaaatactttcaaatttgtggttttaacttGGAATATGTGTGAAAAACAGCGGCGATTATTGTGAaacaatttcaaggcattaggTCATATCTTCCATTCCTACAATTTCCTTTGTACCCCAGGGTGATGCAGTTTCTGTTGACAGCATTGCTTAAATGAGTAACATGGTAAATAACCTGGTTTTTATGTTCCTCCTCAGAGTTTTGATCACTGGAGCATCTGGAGGTGTCGGAACGTTCTCAATTCAAGTAATCGAAatcattttctgttgttgctggAACATTTGACTCAttaaccaaatgtttttttcataaacaaGAGAAAAACCTCTTGCTGCCAGtttacatctgtttttaaaaaaaaaaaaatttctatcCAGTTATTAAAAGCTTGGGGTGCCCATGTGACCGTTACCTGCTCTCAGAATGCCGAAGGCCTCGTCAGAGGTCTTGGAGCCGATGAGGTGGTTGACTACACTGCAGGAGATGTGGCTGAAAAACTGGACATGATGGAGAGGTGAAAAGATAGGCTttgatgaaaacatattttaacctaTCTTTCAATATGATTTTGTTAAATTGAACAGCTTGTGGCTGTACCATTAGGTTTGACGTTATTTTGGACAATGTGGGAGAAGATACGGAGGAGTGGGCCATGCGCCTGTTGAAGCCCTGGTCAGGGGCGAAGTATGTAACGCTGGTGTCACCTTTACTCCTCAACACTGACTCCATGGGGCTGCTAGATGGATCACTTCACGCTGGGCTGACCCTGCACAACAAAGCCTTTCAGGTAAACATGAATCGCTTGAATGATTCTGTACAGAAGTTATCATCTCTAAATGCACACgaatctgtttttgttatgaATTGATCAGTTTGGGTGGGGATTCCTGAACAAAGGTGTCATGTTTAAAGCTCAACGGTGTTTCAAGAGCGCTTAGCTGGGAATGCACACCTGTTCAGACACCTGTAGTTCCCTCTACATTTTACTTCCATTCAGTTGATCAGATTAGTTGAACAGGGCGTGAGAAATCGTGTCATCACATGACCAGGCTACATTGGCTGCCTTTCAGACTTTAGCAGGAAATCAGACTTGGAGTAAGAATTTCAGACTTTGATCTTCTAATTTGGTAAAGTAGTAGTGAATTTTGAACATTTCATGACTGCAGTGCATGAATCACACAGGACAGGGTGGAGCAGCTGTAGGGACTGAGTCAAGTTGGCCTGGCCTAGTGAAGGCAGCGATGACGGCACAGCTGGCCGCGGTGGGGCTGGCTGTTAGTGAGTCTGTGCATGCGAGGAGATTCGACTTGAttggtgtgtgcgtgtgcgcgcGCGTTTGCCGCTGACGCAGCAGTATTTGGTATTTGTTCAGATTACAGCCGACTGACTGACTCTCCCCACCAGCAAATACCAGCAATACAGCATGTCTTGCCAAGCCTTCGAGGCCTTTTGTCCATGAGAGCAGCCAGCTGGTCAGTTAGGTGGGGCTCAGCTGCAGCGGCCTCACCACCACCATCTAGCTTTCATCTCATCACATCAGGGAGTTCATAGCACAACTGAGCCCTCTAGTGGTGAATGTGCACATAGCAGGAACCATCGGCGGGACCTTATTCCAGTCTTTAggtcaggggtctcaaactccagtcctcgagggccgctgtcctgcaacttttagatgtgcctctgctgcaccacacctgaatggaataattaggtcattagcaaggctctggagaactgatctacacaaggaggaggcaattaagtcatttcattccagtgttttgtacctgtggcacatctaaaaactgcaggacaccggcccttgaggactggagtttgacacccctgctttaggtGATCGGTGTCCTGCATCTTTTTGGTGGACTGCTGCTCCTGCCACTCAGacgtaaataatttatttacctCATCAGCTTGTTATAAACTCAAGATGTCAAGAATCAGTCAGGGACCACTGCTGCAGATGTTAGAGAAGTGTTGAAAACATCCCTTGTCATataaagctttgaaaaaaaatgtacttgcaCCTTGAACTGTTTCTATCTTACATCCACAAACCGTAATGGTCTTTTTTCTTAAACTATGTCCTTCACTTAAGttattcataatttttatttcgGTCTATCACAGAAAATCCTGTAAAGTACATTAAAAGTTGTGGTATAATGTAAAAAGGCTCACTATCTGCCATGCAGCAGAGTGCAAATGTTCTTTCTACACAAGTTTAGTTTGTGTATAACTTGTTTTGGAGGCAATGACTTCAGcttcccaataaaataaataaaaatcggATCACTTTCTTGCTTCGAAACACATTTATTGGATACAGATCTGCTTAAACGCATAAGAGAAGCAAAAATATGACGTCCTAAAATAATATGGACATTAATAAAGAGACTATTCATTGCAATGTTTCTTATTAGAAATACCAACAAACTGTTTCATCAGTTGTCCTGATTGTTTTATCTCTCATTTTTGCCTTCACTCTGTTTTGCCTCCTAGAACATAACCTCCAGCGGAGTTTTCTACAGGTGGGCATTTTATGCTCCCGACGGTCCCACCTTGGATGAAGTCAGCCGGCTGGTGGATGCAGGGAAGGTACTGCCTCAGTACTGCTTTAATATTCATATCATGCGAAGCTGACATTCAGAGCTGTGGGTGCTGGCAAAGTAGCAGAGTTAGGAATTGCCTGATTTGCACAGCAGTCGCAGGCTGACAGTGGACCTCATGCTGTGATGGAGATCATGGAGAGCAGAAATAACGAACATGCCAGGGATTCCCTACATGCCTGTGTTCAACGCTTCCCCGCGGTTTTGTAAATGAGCGAGAATCAAACTCCCGTAGTGCCTCGCTTGGCTTAGCTGGCAGCGTGGCGGCGTGCGCTGCTGGGGGGCGATGTGAGTCGGGCGCCAGGAAACTGTGAATGGATTTTAAAACAGTGCTGAGCAGCCAGTCGCCGAGGCATGTGGACCCTCTGTCCTTTTGTCCTGGGGGGCTTACAGCTTGCCTTACACCCTGACCAGTGGCTGGAAGCTGGGGaataagcacacacacataaataacaaaaccaccactcactcacacacacacacacacacacacacacacccactatCTGGTTTGTAGTGACGCCATTGCGCCCTCCATTCATTGTTAAAGACAAGAGCTGCTGACCAGAATAACAAGCTGAGCTGCTGGTGCTGGACTAGCAGAGGATTGTCCAGCCTCATCACATTCTTAACCTCTCCCTCACATTTGGCACTGCTAAAGCAGAGCTTATTATACACATAAATCACATGTGCATAattgtatttctattttcaaaacctgtcagtgtgaaaaagacaaaaaaaccaacaaaaaaaacagacaacttttatttctaatattttgtgaaataaaacaaaacatcagcttatcacttttgacttttaaagcATATCTCTGTCCAAAAGGTTACATCTAGAACtgtaaatgtaatcaaattGATGGATGCACTTTTTTTGTGTGAGATTATTTTTCTGctatgaaatattattttaagacCTTGTTATCAGAGGGGTGATAAGTGTGGGGATGCAGATTTTATACTTCCACTATGTCTcgcttttgaaaaataaaaaatctgtattcACTGTCTTTGactgcagtttgtgtttatagTCACTGTTTGCAGTGGGAGAGACTAATGTGTTCAGTACTGGCTCATTTTGTCCTGAATCCACAAAATAGAACAGAACAACTTCAGTCAAAAACTACAGGCTCAGAAGGCAGGGAAACTCCCTTATGaaacatttgaatgaaaaaagCCCACTGCAACTCTAGACAGGCAACAGTTCATAATTTTTCACCCACACCTATTGAAGCGATTCTACTTTAAGCTTCTGAATTTTTCTCTGCTGGATCGTTCCAGATCCTGCCGGTTGTGGAGGCCCAGTTTCCGTTCAGCCAGGTGCCTCAAGCGTTCCAGAAGCTGGAGCAGGGTCACGCCAGGGGGAAGACTGTGGTTGAGGTGGCTGAAGACGATGAGTACATGGAGGCCGCGGAGTCTGAGCAAAAAGTGCAAGAAACGCTGCAGCAAAATTGAAGATGGAAAATTGCCAAGCGAATCCCTCGTGCACTTCTTTGACCTTTCACAATGCTACAATTCACAGCAACAGACTGTGAACTCCAAATGGGAAAGGTCATGAACAGAAGATGGTgaagaaggaaaggaagaaagccaaatgatgtttttcttaCAGCGCTCACCTTTCTGCgccattttatatttataaacgGTGTTTAAATTATGCTGTGTTCATGCTCTATTGAAATTAAAGTACACTTAAAATGGTGACATTTAAAAGTTAATCAGGTCACCATTCTGTTGTTATCCAGACTCAGAAACATGTTGATGAATATATATGCATAACATGGAATTTGGTTTAGTCATCTTTAAAGGTTTCTCAGTAAAAGACTTGAATTTGTTTGTactcttttgtgttttcttgctgGAATAACATAACCATGTATTGCATGTTCACAGAATttctttttgagaaaaacaaataaattcttaTTACATCTATCCTttctacatttataaaatagtgATGCAGATGCAatatatttaagatatttattgacaaaaatagTTGTACAGCTTTAATAattctggtaaaacaaaaaagacaagtgATTATTGCTTGTATTTTATGCAGCTGGAATGTAAGGCAGGACGCAGCGGCATGATGCTAGTTACAAAGTAAGAGTGGTAACACTGTTTAACTTATTGGGGAGAAACAGATTTATCCAATggacaaatttacacaaatctaaaagaaacatttatgtaggtttaaaaatcaaagtattttcaAGTTCCTACTTAATATATGCTTAATGGGTAATAATACATTCTTAGAAAATTTATTCTCCGTGTTGACCTCCCTCATCAAAAGGTTGCACAGCTCTGAAGCCAAATATTGTCCTTTCTGGCCTCCAACAAAGTTCTTCTTATAAAGAGGAAGAAGTTCAACACGGCCGTTTAAATGCTCTCCACATCCCATCTCTGCTGTAGTTTATGTTTGTCAAGTGTGTTCAGAATCACTTGGTTTTTATCGTAGTGATGTCCACCTGaaatgcaaaacacattttcagttagTATCCAGATAAttaagtgtttatttgtttttttaaatcatgaagaCATACAAATTATCACTGTAACTCTATTTAAGAAGGATTTCATGCTCCAAATTATTTACCTCATCAGAATTAAATGACTAGGTCAGAGGCAAGATCAATGCTCACATTTGTATGCATATGACACTTTATAACACATAGTAATATTCAATAAGTTAGCATGTTAAAGAAAAGTTCATTTGTTTCAGTAAATTGATTCACAAAGCGAAACATTACATAGATTACAATTACAAACTGATGATTTCAACCCTTTATGTCcgataattattatttttcaggt contains:
- the LOC102230230 gene encoding reticulon-4-interacting protein 1 homolog, mitochondrial-like; translation: MASVRLLCLFNGRAAGWSKTLARTGCRNVCSSPSRLQSMSAWVIDQYGSSGVLRHTEEIPIPTVNFAHDVMINVSAASLNPLDLNMRGGYGATLLNLRRDPLSLVNSFSEFPLILGRDLSGVVVDCGSGVTHFAPGDEVWAAIPPWKQGSLAEYVTLTEYEVSYKPESLSHIEAASIPYVANTALSALVNAGGLCRENSFNKRVLITGASGGVGTFSIQLLKAWGAHVTVTCSQNAEGLVRGLGADEVVDYTAGDVAEKLDMMERFDVILDNVGEDTEEWAMRLLKPWSGAKYVTLVSPLLLNTDSMGLLDGSLHAGLTLHNKAFQNITSSGVFYRWAFYAPDGPTLDEVSRLVDAGKILPVVEAQFPFSQVPQAFQKLEQGHARGKTVVEVAEDDEYMEAAESEQKVQETLQQN